The following DNA comes from Bradysia coprophila strain Holo2 unplaced genomic scaffold, BU_Bcop_v1 contig_494, whole genome shotgun sequence.
ttggatgctgtttCGTAATTCATTActtcgaaaacaatttaataatACTCGCAAACTGGTGtttgttgaggaatttcgcgccgcgtcattcacaataaaccacaaagtgacattttccttatacaaaatatgtcattttgtcaattattgtgaatgacgcggcgcgaaattcctagcaaccGTTGAGTGTGATTTTATCGCAAAATTAATACCTCAtgcaatgaattactttcgcagcatccaatggaACTTACTATTTAACTCTTTTGTTTCGTCGGAATGGCTTAATGTAATTGAGTGAAGCAAACTTTTGTGAAACagtttttaatggaaaattttccgaatcgGTTACACAGTCAGTGAATGGTTGGTGTTCGCTTATAGaaattaagtgaaaaatggaaatagtaaaatgaaatttacgatTTAATAAAGTGAAACAATTAGGTGATTTCGAAACCGTAAATGAGACTCTGCTGGTGCAATATTACGAAATTAAATCATCAAAACTATTCGGAATAACGAATTAGCATAATAGTTAGGATGTTCGCTATAGTTTCCCTCGACTGGCTTACTTTCGCTAATGCATTTTTCGTATTTGTGCCATGCTCCATTAAAACAATGTTTGTTGATTACAGCCAGAAGGTGGAAAATTCTTAGCATTCGATCACATAACATTCTACGTTGGAAACGCTAAACAGAGTGCCAGCTACTATTCCACTCGATTCGGATTCGAAGTTTACGGATACCAAGGGCTTGAGACTGGCAACCGAGAATTTTCCAAGTATGTGGTGAGACAGGATAAGGTGAGTTCGTTATCTGGAATATAATATTCCGATGTCGAATGTTGTATGTGCAGgtgaaaaaaaaccaacataaATTTACCTTAAGACCATGCGTATCCAGTTAAGCAACCTTTTTTTACCGAaagaaattaagtttttttttcgtggttTAATATGCAAAAGACTGGTTTTCGATTTGATAAAAATGGCTCGTTTATGGAGATTAACTTAgttataaaatattaaacgaGAATAAATCAACAGCAATAGCAACAGCGACAATAAATTTCCACAAATACGAAATTCAGTTACTTAATTCACATCGAAATCGGTATTTGCAGATCTATTTCGTCTTTGTGACCGCCTATCAACCCGATAATTTTGAACACGGCAACCACCTCGTTAAGCATGGCGATGCAGTCAAAGATGTTGCATTTTCCGTTGAAGATTTGGATATCATCGTTAAGGTGTGTAACATGCTAATTGGACGATTAAATTGGAATGATTTTCAGTAAGCTTTTCTTATCGAAACAGAAAGCAAAACAGCGTGGAGCTGTAATTGTCAAAGACATTTGGAGCGAAAGTGATGAGTTCGGGACCGTACGATTTGCCATTCTCCAAacggtaaataaattttaatttttgtgataaaatctTTGAGGGACTGTCTCACATTAAGCATTACTGTAGCTACAATGCGATGCGAATAACACCTTATTCCCTTTTGCGAAATTTACCTAAAATATCTTTTGTCAAACTCTCAGCGAacaaatggaataaaatgtcaattttgcaTTATCGACGAAATAAtattaagagcaatggaccaaCCCtatgcaaatttgtagcctacatttaggcgattccagaacgagccgaaggcgaaaaagacttttagtccgaaGTACGAAATAAAGGAAACTTAACCCACTTGTaacctgtgcagattacataaatttacacaatctgcaaatgGTTTTACTATTTCAAagaaagattttggttcagagaaataatcaaaaaagcGAATATTTTCCGCATAAATGTAGGcgacaaatttgcaaaggttcCATTTGTCcattgaaaatacaaaatgaagAGTGACGAAGGGTACACACACGCAACCATTAATCCCTTCGTTTTACGAATTATCATATTCGagtgcgttgaaatttatttttctattcagGCAGACCAAAAACGCCACATTCTCTCACCAGTTAGAGAGTCAAAACGAGAACAGTTTTCCGTGTCAAAAATACATATTTTTGCTCCTAGTGACCTAATATACCActtcaattcatttgttcacTCAAGAGGACTGACTTCCCTTTGAATTCTAAAATTATTCAGCAAAGAGTTTCGCATCAGATGAAGGTCAAAGAgctaagaggcatcggtgctttgctgaaaagcatacaagACATTGTTCGACCACAATTCCGAccacaaatgtgttagctttcaacaaaaaatacatttggttgtagtAGTTTGACCGGCTCGGAGGAACGTGAGCAGTTTAAAAAACattcgttaaactgctcacgtttctcagagctggtcaaacgactacaaccaaatctattttctattgaaagctaacacatttgtggTCGTTCGTGTggcgtacatttttcaaaaatatttctgatgaaaagatatcatcaaaaatgaaatacgagacacACAAATGCAGACTACAATTTCAGCTaggcatcgatgcctcttaagtaaattttaacaacaacaaagtcTTACTTCAGCGTATATTACCGTCACCAACAACCCGTATACAATATACACCGCGGAGTACACAACACAGTACAAATGGTGTGTTTGAGCACATTGCAGAATGTATACCGCTTCAAATATTCGACTTTATGAACTCCTGTTAAAAGTTCTGTATATTCGAGAGAAATCGCCGATGAAATGGTTGTTTTGGGGACTTGCATACAATAATGTTCGAATTGTTTGGATTGTCTGTATAATACCACATCCACTATACTATCTGCTTTTCCTTTTTGAAACAAGCACATTATGTGAAATGGTAGTTTTAGGGACTTCACGTAAATGCGATAAGATTCGTTCAGAGTTGATTCACATTTTTATGAACTCCTGTTCACACTTTCGTCTATGTATGAAAAATCGGTAGAAATTGGTTGTTTTGAGGACCACCGTTCTCTGTGTTGAAACGATGAAAATATGTACACAATGCTTCTACAGTATGGAATCATATATACACCAGTACACCACACAAAGCACATAgagattaaaatttttcaaatctaACATAACTCGGGTCTCATTATTGCTAATGGGTGATAGACGTGCTTATGTTGGAATGACATTGTCTGTTGAAAAGCTACTTATAAACGCAGATGGGCAATAGAGTTTGAAATGATGGGATGTGGAAACAATGCGATGTGGTTGTTTCACAGACTATATCTAGTATCACTACAGCTTTGTAATGTGGGTGACACTGTCCTGATTGATCTCCATTCTcttgaacgaattttttttatttgcaaaatcCAATGAACTCATATAACATTACAGTACGGAgacaccacacacacatttgTCGAACGGAAGGGATACAGTGGAAGATTCCTTCCCGGATACCAGGCCCCAGTAGAGAGCGACgctttgttgaaaatactACCGCCAACCAAATTGAACTTTATCGATCACTGCGTGGGCAATCAACCAGATCTTCAGATGGAGGAGGCGGTTGAATGGTACGAAAAGAATTTacaatttcatcgattttGGTCGATTGATGATACGCAAATTCACACCGAATACTCGTCATTACGATCGATCGTAATGACCAACTACGAAGAGACTGTTAAGATGCCCATCAATGAACCAGCTAATGGCAAAAAGAAGTCTCAAATTGACGAATATGTCACCTACAATGGGGGAGCAGGTGTGCAACATATTGCTTTGAATACCAACGATATTATAACGGCAGTCATAAATCTTCGTGCCAGAGGAATGAATTTCCTAACCGTACCTGACTCTTATTACGAAATGTTGCGCGAGAGATTGTCCAGTAGTAAGGTGAAGGTGAAGGAAGACTTACAAGTACTGCAGGATCTGCAAATTTTAGTAGATTTCGATGAGAACGGTTATCTACTGCAGATCTTCTCGAAGAACATGCAGGATCGTCCGACATTATTTTTGGAAGTAATTCAACGATACAACTTTGAGGTGTGTAATGGAAGCAAAAGGATTTTTGTTGCAAagaattaaacgaaaaaaatatttctgttctCTCAAATAGGGGTTCGGTGCCGGAAACTTCAAATCATTGTTCGAAGCCATCGAGTTGGAGCAAGAAAAACGTGGAAATTTGTAGTAGCGACAAGCTACTTAACACACCAGAATCGTTCGTCGAATCTTCATGTGTATGCTAAACTTTTACAATAAATCGAAATACTTTAAGAAATAAAGCAGAAAAATTCATCGATTTGAAAGTCTTTCTCCACCTTAACCTTTTATGAACGGCGAAATCTGTCCCTTCAACcgtttaacaaatattttgcaaaatattcaGACAATATACTTACCAGAGGTCACATTTTTGAATATAGAATTATTTTGACCGTAAATCTCCTAGTATTGACAAATacagaaatttacaaattgatgCGCAAATTAATGCCTTTGGCAGTAAGAGGATAATTCTGAAGGAAGACCTGAACATCATACTACACTGCTAAAATCTACTAATActttaaatttgataaatgtGATCATACGCCAAATACAAAGTCATATTTTGCATATTTCTAGGcggtttgaataaaattttgggtGAGTAGCATACTTTTTTGAGCGTCAATGGGAAACGTTCTTAAATTGAAGAGTACGTCACCTACAATGGGGGAGCAGGTGTGCAACATATCGCGTTGAATACCAACGATATTATAACGGCAGGCGAAAACCTTCGAGGTAGGGGAATGAACTTCCTAACCGTAGGTGACTCTTATTACGATATTTTGCTCAAGAGATTGTCCAGTAGTAAGGTGAAGGTGAAGAAAGACTTAAAAGTACTGCAGGATCTGCAAATTTTAGTAGATTTCGATGAGAACGGTTATCTACTGCAGATCTTCTCGAAGAACATACAGGATCGTCAGTCATTGTTTTTGGAAGTAATTCAACGATACAACTTTGAGGTGTGTAATGGAAGCATAAggatttttttgcaaaaaattaaacgaaaaaacatttgttttccCTAATAAGGTTTCGGTACTGGCCATCGAGTTGGGACAAGAAGAACGGGGAAATCTGTAATAAGCCTACCAGAATCATTCGTCGAATCGCCACATATGAAACACTAAACGTTTGTAACGAATCGAAATACAAGAAATAAAGCAGAGAGTTATTCATCAAGTCAAATGTCTTTCTCTACCCTAACCTTTTATGAACGGCAAAGTCTGCCACACTTCAACCGTTTAACAAATATTCACTGTTGAAAGAGAGCTTCATGGATGCAGCGTAACATTTCTGTCAGAACTATATTCACCTCAAACTTGGATTCAGCATttttccaaggctgtatactttggggcggatacattttccatattaaaaattcaccacgccatacaaattcgattcttgtgatttttttgtatggtgtgttcccgcgtctCTAATAAAATCATTCAATGGAAAACAGCTCATCTCACTCTTCAACCACTATATTTCTAAATTGAAAGAGATGGCATCAAAGTGGTTCATTTTGATTTGTAAGGTGGCGGACCTTTGCGAGACAGTTTTTTCAGTTGTTCCACTTGCtgctttttgtaaaaaataaacagTTTGTAGCCTCTCCATTAATCCATTGTTTACGAAATATTACCTCTTTATAAAAGTATTCAGCCTCCTTCGCTGCACCAAGTTTTCCAAAGGCGCCTCCATCTTGGCGAATTGCGCCTGCACTACCAACTGTTTCGCTTTGTTCACCTTTGTAAGCTAAATGAACGACTCTGGAATATGCGTCAATGAAATGTTTCGGTTGAAGTCTGGATCATAAAAGTGGTATCTCACTCTCACCTCATTAAGTTGGAAATAGGAGATCGACTCGATTTTATAAGACTCAtgttgaacgatttttttagattttgaaattttgttcaaaaaccGACAAAGCAGTTGGACTTTCTACACTGATTGCtgtgattgtaatttcaaattattgcTTCCAGTCGTTCAAATGCAACGAGAAGTCAGATTGTCAGCCACTTGAATAACGTTACTTATGTCATTACGTTGACGGTCACTCTGCTGACTGTTTTGGCTGAAAATGTCTTAGTTTCTGAAAGAATTGATAGTTGAATCTTCTAAGTCGCACTTAAAGAAGACTCGTCGATAGTTACCACTGTGAGGGAGATACTTATAATTCGTGGCGGACTTTCAGTTCTACAGAGTGACTCCATCAGAGTGACAGGCTTCAGACACTAAATTGTACGAGAATCGAGATATAGACTTAAGTGCAGGACCTTATGTCGAAGAAAATGGTGCTTCAAGCATCTTGAGATTATTTATAGTCCCATGGAATGTTCTGGAACATTTACTGCCGAAGCCATACTCGAGAAACCTTCTCCGAGCCTCAACAATTACACTTTTTTCGCAGTATCTTCCGAACGACTTTACcgccaatttttttatgtttgcagTTACCGTTCATTAGCACCTTTAGCATTAAAGTAAAGTGCTTTCGAGAAAGCTCTGTTAATGAAAAAGTGGTAAATTGGCTGCCAATAATGGCTTTCGAAGTTTCGGCagaggggagaaaatgactatttgaCTTTTTCGTACAATAAGATTTACAGTCTTCGAAGTGGGTACCTCTCGGTCTCGGATCGTGAGCCTGCAGTACCTCTCGGAATAGATcagtggattttttcatttacaatttttattattaaaaaaattctctgcTAAGTCTATGAAGGGGCCACTAGAAGATTTTGATGCCTattccaaggtaaatatagtgtggaggtaatgtcatatataaccgaatcataTGTGCGGTGCGGTGGTCCTTCGTTAAAAACCGAAATTGGAAATGAAACTCGGGTTATCTgtcaacaattaaaaaaaagatgtcattggcatcgaacttatgtgctagttCACACGTCGGCATTACCTCTACACCGTATCTACCTTGGTCTATTCACTACGTCAACTGcattttcataacaaaaagtgaaccgaaagaCACTTTTACTTCAAATTTCCAGTTGGTCCTTTGAAACTTAAATTGAGACAACCGAGGCTGAGatgcaaaaatattaaaattttatttaaaagaaataatagGCAACAGTAGAATACGATTCTCTTCTATAGACATCAAGTGCAAATAGACTATAAAGGCACTGAAGTCCAATATTTCTACAATTCTACAATTTGACACATAAACTACAGTTCAGGCATAGAAGCAGAGCTGCGGCTCAGGTTATCCGACCAAAGATTTGAGTACGCTGCTCACTGCCACGGGGAATATTGCTCTAGCATTGGCTTGGTACGTCATTGATCCGGACAATTTATCTAATTTGTACGTAAACCATGCCTTTGCGTTTCCGGCAGGATATACGATAATCTCCATAGTAACTTGATTTTCATCCTCTGTTAAGACGACTGTAGGGCAAGCGAATGTTAATGCCGGATCATCACGGCTACACAGTGTGGCATAGAGGTACTAAAGTGAATATTGTGGCCTACCAAAGTAAAAACCATTGACTTGCCCACCTTATACAGCCCGGATAAACATCTTCCAGTGATTGATCCACATCAATGAGTTCTGCCTGGGGCTCAAAATATACTCGACACATTTCTTCGCCCAGTGAATTAGTTATGTAGGTATGGCGGGTTCCGTTGAATTCCACccaaatttgtagaaaatttcGGTTTCTGATAAAAGTAACAGGAAACGGGCCGCCggtaaaatttgataatttttccatGCATTCATCCACTTCGGCAATATAATTCAGTTCAACATCTGGAACGGGAAATTTATCATTGTCGATTTACAAAATAGAAAGCCACTTTGCGCTGTGTAATAATCACACCTTGAGCCGGAAGCGATACAACAAAATTATCTTTTCGTTTGATGTATGTCATGGCGTTGTTCGATTTGTCAATGGTGTAAACGTGATCGTAATGAAGAGCATTCACTGACACATTCACGTGGTTCtcattttcaacaacttttaaCGGACATCGAAATGCCTTCGGTCTTTCGACGTTAATATTTTTGTGGACACTGACAGAAAAAAGAGTAAATGCTTTTATTGCTTGCAActtgcttcggtaactgttagTTGAGACAAGTGAAGttacatacctcgccttcaGCTCGGATATgtaaactctacacttgtctcAACTAACAGTTaacgaagcttgttgctcaacaACACACTTGTGCGGTTGCTCTTATCTCAAAATTTTTCCCTCAtataatgaatcattttcacaGCATGCactgtaatctactataacTGGTGAAACGTTGCATCCTACAGACTATTATGATTAGAGCGTTACCTCTGGACGCCAGAACATCAgtgttaattataacttgtcTTGCAGGATTTGTCATTGCATTTTTCCACATATTATGGTCACACATCTCGCAAGGGAAGTTAAAATAAGTTGCCTGAATTACAATGTCCTTCTCGCTcgtcataacagtctataaaAGTGTTGTTGACGAAGAGATATTTCGACTCAGATAAACGTAACTGGCATTAAGGtaaatgtcaaaatgagaTGAGGAAcacataaattactatttcgaaaattcgaactTTTACTTTCTAATTAGACATTGTCCTCAGATACAGTTAAATTTACATGGTCTCGCTCTCCGCTAAGAACCGCAATGCAACACATAAAAAACTTAGTACAAACAAGATGCACAATTTTGAGAGAGTAAACAAAATCGTGCATCTCTTTTGCCCTAAGTCTTTCATGAGTTGTAAGGTGTAGCAAATACCACCTCCTTTGGTTGCTAGCAGAACAGtctataaaaatttttgttttaccgaTTGTTATTCGAATAATCTGTAAGTGTAAGGTTGGGTTCATCCGCCAACTGCATTTCTACGTAGCGAACATATCCCCAATCTTCCGTTACGTAAAGGTCATGCTTTCCTTGATATTTGACCGAAATTGCCAGATAATTCTCTGTTTTCCCACTGTTTTCCTTCGTTTTCATCGTCACTTCCAAAGGAATATGGAAATCCGTCGCGTATTTCTTTTTCAGACAGTTATCGAACGTTTCGTCAAATGCTGAAAAGGTATGATTTTAAGAACACATGCAGTGAACAATGTGCATAGGATCGGTTCACATTCCACTTTATATTTAATTGAGGAGTGATAATCGCGATTTCTTCGGACTGTTTGTGATTGATCATATGAATCGTTACGGAACATAATTCGTTTCACGTATAACGAAAAGATACGCACGAAAACAGATATTGTGGGTTTCACATTGGTTCGGTTCCTTTTTTCATCTTTGCTTTGCTATAAACCTAACAAGATGAACTTCAACATTTCTGCACGAATCCAACGTGGCCTTGTTCTTTAGTATACTTGAGCTCTAAATTTCATCGTAAAGAGCGAGGTACTTTAGCTTGAGCATAGCTTAAATTATAGATTAAAATGTTTCTACGGGAGAGAATTAGGCTACATATACTCAAGTCACGCGACTcactttcattcaattttaattggttTCCAAAACCAATACAATCTTCTGAAGTATTCGCATTATCAGTCCTCATATCAatctaaaattttgttcaaattacaATGATTAAACGGTCCGACGTATTGATACAACAAAGTCTTTCCACTGCTTCTATCGACATTATACTCGAATGTGTTATGGCGGTGGGCATACACAAAAATGGATACGTCAGTTTCGTTCTTAATTACTTCGTAGCCACAACTGAATGATGGATGGTATTCATAGGTGCACGGTCCAAGAGGatgttgtctttgaattgaaCATAcggaaaattcgtaaaaattgaGTTAAGCAACGATATGTTGATGACCTACGCATCGCATCTTAAGTGCTCCTCAAAGGATCGGATCGGATTCATGTCTCTTCGGATGTCTATATAGTATGCTTTACCTTTCCTATCAAGTTCGTAGTAATCGTATTTACCATCGTCATACACTGATATGTCAATGTGCTTGTTTAAGTTCTTTACCACGGATACGTTGAATTTTACGGGTAAATCACTTGGTATTGCATAGCGTAAATTAAGGCACTCATCGAAGTCAGAATCGTACACTTCGCGCTCCAGTGTGTCCAATTCCCCCTTTactaataaaattgattaaaattttgagTAATGTCTTTCTGAGACTGATATGAGATGTAAACTGATCCGAGATGACCTGTGatgtcaaattttaattgaatgcaTACCCGTCTGAAGTATAGCTGCAAAAGAGATTTCAATCAACTTTTGCAACAATACTTCAAAAGACTTCAAAATATCGTACGAGCTTAACAGTGTACAAAAGTGAAACTAAATAGTCATGACTTACTGGTTCGGGCTTTGGTTGACTTAGTCACAATTTAATAGGTCTAATGAAGCTGTTGTATTGACAGCAACATTAACATCGATTAAACTATGAAAACAGTCAATAAAGCTTGAAATCGGACACCACAAGTAAGTTTAAATCTGTTTACAGCGGCTCCAGTCGATCAACTCACTTTCAGCAAGGTTCGTGTACCGTTTAAAGTGTACCTCGTTCGTGAATTTATTGATCAAATATGTGTATGAACCCATGCACGTCGTGGTGTTGCAAAAGCGCGATAATATGTTCAGGGCAACGAAATCACCGTTTGCTGGGCTTACAATTTCCAAGCCACATTTGAAAGTGTGGACACCGCCGGTACATGATGTCATACGTCGTCTTGggcaattgaaattaaataaaaatctatttcGACCAAATCGTGTACTCACTTGTCACATTCCTGCACAGCATCATCCGTTAGTCCGTTTATGGGTGGAGCAGTTAACTCTCGCTTGGCATAGCACACATATCCTTTAGAATTGATCACATAGAAATCGTATTTTCCGTCGTAGTTCACCCAAATTCGGATGTGATTATCGATCCGGGCAATGGAAACATTTGTGGCACTCGAAACTAAGTTCTGTTGATTCGCACAACGCTCGATTTCATGTTCGAATTCATTGCTGACTTCTTTCTTCGATTGAGGTATGTCAATTTCACCTAAAATGGTGTCGGTTTTAAAAGTATTGTCCATCGAATGGCATGTAAAATTGTTACATTGGCTGTAGGTGGTATTCGGATAAAGCTTGAACGATACGTCCAACGATTCTTTATTTATCAGATATGTGTAGCCTTCAGATATTTTGGTATGGTAATCAATTTGGGTGGGACTTTCGACAATCAGTATTGTATAGTCCCAATCATCAATCAAATGGACTAATGGACATTCAAACGCTTCATCGGCATCCTCCCAATCCGATAATTCGTCCAATTCTCTTATCTCAACATCTAAACGTGGCTTAAAAGTACGAACGCTGCCGCTCCGGTTGATTTCATAATAATCAGTTTTGTTTGCGTGTGCAATCAAAATGACCGTTGTCCCAGCTTTTTGTAGcatttcgaatttgatcggTAAGTGTTTCGGTAACTGCAGTTTCTTCTCGAAACATTCTTTTATTGAAACGGTACTCGTTTTGTATATCTCGAATATTTCTTCTAAAAGAGAGAAGAACAAGCAGAATGAAAGCTAAACTCAGTCCATCAATAGGAAAGCTTTTACCGCCGGTAGATTCTAATCGAGAATAAAGGAAACTGACTTTATTCGTAGACGTATTGATGATGTAAGCGTTTGCCCCTCTCCACATGCCAGTTTTAacgtaaaatacaaaatattcttcatCTTCATGCACTGTCGTCCAAATATCATAAGCACAGCGAAAAGTACCATAGTCTTCATGTGTCGACAATGGTCGACTAATTTGTTTCAATAGAAAAGGTGTTTGGTATATTATATCAAGACTGAATGGAATTGTAGAAGTCTCGGACTCCTATCTAATACGTAAAATGAAAGGCCACTGTTCGACTTactaattacaatttattgagCTCGTTTAAATGATGCTGACGCTATGGTGGTCGAGTGAATAAAGATCTTCGTCGTAACTCATACGCTCTAGTTATATTACGGTCGGTTAACCGAATATAACGAGAGAGTTCGTACTAAGAGAATGCGAtgttatttgacatttcgacacTTGTTACGTAGGGGTAGTGACTCAGTTCACGACCACTACATTATTCcccttttcaacaaaaaaaaaaacaagaaaaacaaaaaaaaattacaaactaCGAAAGGACATCCCGTCTGAACGTGTACTTAGTTTATAGCTATC
Coding sequences within:
- the LOC119082865 gene encoding 4-hydroxyphenylpyruvate dioxygenase, producing MTSYTDKGEKPEGGKFLAFDHITFYVGNAKQSASYYSTRFGFEVYGYQGLETGNREFSKYVVRQDKIYFVFVTAYQPDNFEHGNHLVKHGDAVKDVAFSVEDLDIIVKKAKQRGAVIVKDIWSESDEFGTVRFAILQTYGDTTHTFVERKGYSGRFLPGYQAPVESDALLKILPPTKLNFIDHCVGNQPDLQMEEAVEWYEKNLQFHRFWSIDDTQIHTEYSSLRSIVMTNYEETVKMPINEPANGKKKSQIDEYVTYNGGAGVQHIALNTNDIITAVINLRARGMNFLTVPDSYYEMLRERLSSSKVKVKEDLQVLQDLQILVDFDENGYLLQIFSKNMQDRPTLFLEVIQRYNFEGFGAGNFKSLFEAIELEQEKRGNL
- the LOC119082826 gene encoding uncharacterized protein LOC119082826 isoform X2, producing MSLIKSSRSPISNLMRVVHLAYKGEQSETVGSAGAIRQDGGAFGKLGAAKEAEYFYKEQVEQLKKLSRKGPPPYKSK
- the LOC119082826 gene encoding ATPase inhibitor mai-2, mitochondrial-like isoform X1, producing MSLIKSSRSPISNLMRVVHLAYKGEQSETVGSAGAIRQDGGAFGKLGAAKEAEYFYKEQQVEQLKKLSRKGPPPYKSK
- the LOC119082848 gene encoding uncharacterized protein LOC119082848 encodes the protein MNVIWILLTAYMTITATQSDTITIPTEESEPSPPRSSECVKNIELIPRNISTNLDIKIEKNHLELTVCKDDKFNYFKVPWEHCSCTKAIGLNVKLIPSNTDDENKICHGYSLIDDVFTYDANHWSCSFEIFDDKSFSVIYITGYTKYVYAIHKETGEITEYTSVYLDPQAPHEESDDTDQFLSELNECLEKQNLIPKSLPITFDITRSNSQIEIVAFRENHYDFYKINWEGHSCYQKIGDHRKPNDTMGVDNKLCDNRPLSTHEDYGTFRCAYDIWTTVHEDEEYFVFYVKTGMWRGANAYIINTSTNKVSFLYSRLESTGEEIFEIYKTSTVSIKECFEKKLQLPKHLPIKFEMLQKAGTTVILIAHANKTDYYEINRSGSVRTFKPRLDVEIRELDELSDWEDADEAFECPLVHLIDDWDYTILIVESPTQIDYHTKISEGYTYLINKESLDVSFKLYPNTTYSQCEIDIPQSKKEVSNEFEHEIERCANQQNLVSSATNVSIARIDNHIRIWVNYDGKYDFYVINSKGYVCYAKRELTAPPINGLTDDAVQECDKRRMTSCTGGVHTFKCGLEIVSPANGDFVALNILSRFCNTTTCMGSYTYLINKFTNEVHFKRYTNLAEIKGELDTLEREVYDSDFDECLNLRYAIPSDLPVKFNVSVVKNLNKHIDISVYDDGKYDYYELDRKGKAYYIDIRRDMNPIRSFEEHLRCDAQHPLGPCTYEYHPSFSCGYEVIKNETDVSIFVYAHRHNTFEYNVDRSSGKTLLYQYVGPFNHSFDETFDNCLKKKYATDFHIPLEVTMKTKENSGKTENYLAISVKYQGKHDLYVTEDWGYVRYVEMQLADEPNLTLTDYSNNNRVHKNINVERPKAFRCPLKVVENENHVNVSVNALHYDHVYTIDKSNNAMTYIKRKDNFVVSLPAQGVIITQRKVAFYFVNRQ